In a single window of the Gossypium hirsutum isolate 1008001.06 chromosome D02, Gossypium_hirsutum_v2.1, whole genome shotgun sequence genome:
- the LOC107908460 gene encoding uncharacterized protein, translating into MAEQMPLKRAREETQSSDEETKCHKSYDHILSLLEAEEDEPNQDLSSLLTTLQQELSSDSVLDDPLPYPTSAALDAGQKNPRPNTTAEATNTNTITGSLEDEDIQDDKEKVIRHLLEASDDELGIPNREHGFDVGVFEFEQGCNNGGNGLALCDRLWEFEDDAANYYTLLQSELFL; encoded by the coding sequence ATGGCTGAGCAGATGCCTTTAAAGCGCGCAAGAGAAGAAACCCAGAGTTCAGATGAAGAAACAAAGTGCCATAAGTCATATGATCACATACTCTCTTTGCTTGAAGCTGAAGAGGATGAGCCAAACCAAGACCTGTCTTCTCTCCTCACAACTTTGCAACAGGAACTTTCTTCTGACTCTGTTTTAGATGACCCCCTTCCTTACCCAACATCAGCCGCCTTAGATGCTGGCCAAAAAAACCCCAGGCCTAACACCACAGCAGAAGCTACCAATACCAACACCATCACCGGCAGCTTAGAAGACGAGGATATTCAGGATGATAAAGAGAAAGTCATACGCCATTTGCTTGAAGCTTCTGATGATGAGCTTGGGATTCCTAATAGGGAACATGGTTTTGATGTTGGAGTTTTTGAGTTTGAACAAGGTTGTAACAATGGTGGAAATGGGCTTGCTTTATGTGATAGGTTGTGGGAATTTGAAGATGACGCTGCTAATTATTATACTTTGTTGCAGTCTGAACTTTTCCTGTAG